From the genome of Triticum aestivum cultivar Chinese Spring chromosome 1A, IWGSC CS RefSeq v2.1, whole genome shotgun sequence:
GTGATTTCTAATTTTGAGTTGTACTCCGTGATATTCATTTCCGTAATAGCACTAGTGGTGGTTCGTTACTTTGGTATCATCAGCAATTGGAAGGACGTAATGTGGTGTACTAGTAATTGCATTGCTCTTGATGCTCAGTATGTTCGTTGATGCTAGTACATTCGTTCACATACATCCCTATTGGAATCTCAATGCTAGTACCAGCTTCAGTGCATACAATTTCTTGCTATTTTTTCTCTAGAAGATGTTTTTGCTAGCTAACCGCAGTGGCGAGTGCCAGTACTGCTTGGTCGCGTTGTAGCTGGTTGACATGTGGGGCCGGGACCAAAAGGTTTCGAAAACCCTAGCACCGTGTGGTCTTGCCAGAGGGTGTTGCGTAGTTCGTCACTTGTTTCCTGATTCCTCGTGGGGTTGGCGTGTCTGGGAGACCCGAGTGAGATAACTGAATGGCATACATGCATCCAAACCCTTGTGGTCCCTATCGTCGTCCTGGAGCGTCCCAGGGTTCGCTGACGCCGCATGGTCCATACGCTTTCTGGGTGTGAGTGGGGCTAATGGATGGGCACAATTCGTGCACACGTTTTTTATGGGATCAAGTCGGGTTATTTCTTTGTTCTACCAGAGAGACTATTCCTACAGTTTTCATGTCTTTTGTGACAATGCTATGTTTTGCACTTCCAAACCTATCAGATTCATTTCTTATTCGTATTCCTAATACCTTTGATTCATCTCAAGTCATTTATTGTCTATTTGAAATGATGTATTTCATAATAAATTTCCATGCAACTCGACCAAAAGATTCGTAGCATATCTCCAACCCAAAATAGGTGGCATAAATTTCAAACGATTTACCCAAAGCAATTGTTTTTTATGGCTGATGCTTATAGCTGTTGAGGAGGAACTATCGTTACAATGTCGTGCTGCAAGTGTCATCCGTAAAGCAATTTCACTCGAACTTTTTCGTGTCATCTAAGCCATTTCCACTCGATCGTTACGAGGCATCTTTTCTAATCGGATGCAGCTGTAGGCCTTGCTCATATGTCAATGGTCCAAGGACACAAGTAAATCAGGGAGACTTTTATGAGATCCCACATTTAGGTGAGATCGTGAGATCAACCTAAAAAAGGAAATCATATTTAGATTAAAAACTTCTGAATTATTTGACAACATCCACGTGGGGTATGTTTACATCTCCAAAAAATCAGATCTAAACTCAATGTACAAAATTGCTACTATTCACATTCAAATTTGTCCTTTTTTTTTCTATTAATGTAAGTTGAATTTGAAGCTGAATTTTTTTAAGGTTGTACATCAAACATTGTTGTGTGtttaaaaaattgaaaatattcaaacatttttttaaatggatCTCATAGAAATCATGTAATAGATATCACAAGTATAAATGGCCATCCTTTTGGCCGGGCCTAACCAAGCCCGAGGAAGAAAATCTAGACCCGGGCCTGGCCTGGCCGTCAGGCCTACGTTTCAAGCCGAAGCCTAGCCCGTTAGAGGAAAATCCCTCCGGGCCTCGGGCCGAGCCTCTTCCCTAAACAAAATACCCAAGACCAGACCCGGCCCAATGTGTGCTTCAGGCTCAAAACTTAGGCCCATGCCCAGCCCTCGGGCAAGCCCGGGCCAAGTTGGGTCGAGCTTTTTTGGGCCGGGTCGGGTCGGGCCGGACGGGCCGGGTATCCGTTGAGCAGGTATACTCACAAGTCTCCTAAGTAGATCGGCAGTTCGGCACATGATCCCTAGAAAAAAAGTAGATCGGCACACGAGATGCCGAGCCGCCTAGGaaaccccctcaaaaaaaaaaaaaaagacacTGAGGAAACCCTCGCGCATCTCCGCCGCCGACCATGGCGGGCGCTCCCGCAATCGTCGCCGCCGCCGATTCTTACGACCGCGATTGGGCGGGGCTGCCGGAGGAAATACTCCTGATGTTCATGCGGGAGCTGGAGATCCCCGACCTCGTCCGCTCAGGTGCTGTCTGCGCCTCGTGGCATGCTGCTTACCTAGCCGTCCGCCGCCATCGCTTCCCCCTTCCGATCCCCCGGAATCAGCTCCCCTGCCTGGTCTACGCATGCCGCAATTCCGCCGCAGACGGCGCCGTCGTCTGCTGCCCCTTCACCGGCGACTCCGTCCGAGTCCCCCTGCCGCAGCCCCCGCTCACCCGCCACTCCACGGTCGGCTCCGCGCACGGCTGGCTCGTCACCGCCGACGAGGCCTCCAACCTCCACCTCCTCAATCCTATCACGGGCGCCCACGTCGCGCTCCCGCCCATCGCCACTCTCCACCACGTCGAGAGCTGCACCGACGCCCAAGGCCGCCTCATGTACAACGTCTTCGACAGGGGCGATCCCGAGCCGACCCCCTTTGACGCGCGCGAGGCCAGGGACTGCATGTACCACCGTGTCACCCTCTCCTGCAGCCCGGCGGCTGGGAGCGCCTGCATCGTGCTGCTGGTGCACATGCCGATCGGCGAGCTCTCCTACGCCCCGCTCGGCGACGAGCGGTGGACCTGGATCTCGCCCGACGACCACCAGCTCATGGCCATCAGCTGGGGCTTCATGGACTCTTTCTACAATGAGGATGATGGTTTGTTCTATGTGCTTCGCAGCCACAGATCGGTTTTCACCCTCAATTTCAATGGGCCATCTCTTGTTGTCAAAAAGATCATGCGCAGAGTTAGGAAGGGGGATGATCCTTCTAGCATGTACATCATGCAAGCTCCATGGGGTGATATTTTGCAAATATGGAGGTGGAGGAGCTACGTCGATTCATCAACACCCGTGGAGCTTCCTAGAGATCTGCTGGGTCACAACGAAGATGACATAGACCGGTATATTGAGCTCAGAACAACTGAAATAGAGGTCTATAAGGTGGACCTTGAGAACCAGGCACTTGTGAAGATGACAAGCTTAGCGGATCATGCACTATTCCTTGGTTATAATAGCTCCATGTGCTTTGCCACTAAAGATTTTCCAACACTGAAGCCGAACTGTGTCTATATCACGGATGACTCTGTTGAGTATGTCAACATGTGTAAGCATAACTGGCGAGAAATCGGAGTTTGGGATATAGAAAACAAGAGTCTGCAGACTTTTGATAGTGTTTTGCTTACTAATTCCTGGATGAACTGGCCTTCTCCGGTTTGGATAACACCCTCCCTTTTCTAGTAAGTGACTTTTTATTTAGTGATGCCATTGTAGACATTGCAGACTTGTTTTGGCTTTCATTATTGTCAAATTTTTCGTTGTATTACAGCTTAACAGTTTGAGTTTTGTCCCACAACTATAtcaattctctctatatatatattaaGTTATGAACTTTTCCCTATGTATCACTGGATAATTTTTGGCTTGATTATTGTCATTTTTTTGTTGTATTACAGATTAGTAATTTGATTTTCCCCCCACAATTAAATCAATTTTCTCTATATATTAGTTCCTATGTATTAGTGGATAACAATTTTGGGTTCTGTTAACACCATTCCACTAATCTCTTGTTAGAGCCATGTAGTTTATGTAAAGACCAGTCTAATTCGCTTTTGGGACCAGAGTGAATGACAATAACTTTCTATTCGTGTTTGGCACCAAAGTGAAGGATAGTAATGACAACTTTTCATGTGATTTAACAGAACTCCACTAACATTAGGTTTTACACACCAGTATTAAGAGCTCaaaacttgtactccctccgttccgaattacttgtcttggatttgtctagatacggaggtatctagcactaaaatgagtctagatacatccgtatctagacaaatccaagacaagtaattcggaacggagggagtaggaaataACCCGTTTTTCAACTGAAATATTCTTACTATTTGAACTAGTCATCAACCAGTGCAGATGGATGTGCTAAAATTTTCAGTAATACATTAACTGTAAAGGAGGTTTACTTTAACACAAGGACATGCTTTTAAAAATTATTACATCTAAAAACTATTACCGCCACTTCCTATTATGTCCAAGTTCCGGTCCTTCCCGATTTCTTCGCACCAAGTAAATCGATCTGTTATACACTTTGGTCCTCAGCAGTAAATGGAGTTTCTTCCTTGCCACAAATGGTGTGGTTTGCAATCCAAAAAATGAACCAAAAATCCACCTGAATAGCTTATTATGGAAGAATACAGATCTTGGTATTTTCATTAAAGTAATACCAAAATGGCAGCAAAGGTCAGCATCATGGTGTCGAAAGTTTTTCTTTATAAAGGATACGTACAACAgaagaatccagaggagatgacACCCAGCATGCTCCTCTTTCTGAAGCAAACTTCTTGTCTATGTACACAATGGTAGCATGGAATGGGCACTGGTAGTGCAATGATTCCAAGGCCTTCTACTGAGCCAGATATTTATGCAGTATGTACAAACCAAAGTATATAATACACGCTAAGCTGGTGGGGCTAGAATTGCATAACTGATCACTACATATAATTGCATAGAAAGTCCATCACAATAGATGTGAAAGCGATACAGAGACTAACATTATTTGT
Proteins encoded in this window:
- the LOC123188369 gene encoding uncharacterized protein, translating into MAGAPAIVAAADSYDRDWAGLPEEILLMFMRELEIPDLVRSGAVCASWHAAYLAVRRHRFPLPIPRNQLPCLVYACRNSAADGAVVCCPFTGDSVRVPLPQPPLTRHSTVGSAHGWLVTADEASNLHLLNPITGAHVALPPIATLHHVESCTDAQGRLMYNVFDRGDPEPTPFDAREARDCMYHRVTLSCSPAAGSACIVLLVHMPIGELSYAPLGDERWTWISPDDHQLMAISWGFMDSFYNEDDGLFYVLRSHRSVFTLNFNGPSLVVKKIMRRVRKGDDPSSMYIMQAPWGDILQIWRWRSYVDSSTPVELPRDLLGHNEDDIDRYIELRTTEIEVYKVDLENQALVKMTSLADHALFLGYNSSMCFATKDFPTLKPNCVYITDDSVEYVNMCKHNWREIGVWDIENKSLQTFDSVLLTNSWMNWPSPVWITPSLF